The sequence below is a genomic window from Cicer arietinum cultivar CDC Frontier isolate Library 1 chromosome 6, Cicar.CDCFrontier_v2.0, whole genome shotgun sequence.
CTTGGATTCCCTCAAACAAAGTCGGCGTCTCTCTATGCTAACAATAcaagtgctattcaaattgttgCAAATCCTATTTTTCATGAGCGCAGCAAACATATTGAAGTAGTTGTCACTTTATATGTGAGACATGTGATAATTAGGTTATATCCATCCCTCACATCAATACTCAATTTCAAGTTGCAGACATTCTTACCAAAGTTGTTCCTCGCCTGCGCCATctggacaaatcaggatttgatttgatccccttaatttttaattattagatgTAAATGTTGTAACGATTATTTATACCGAACAAAAGAGAGTTGTatctcctatatatatatatatatatatataatatatattaagattgaaatttttatttaaaaaaaatcaatctatTCATATTTTCTCTCTTTCGACAACTATCTATAATCAAGAATCAGGATACTTTCCCTTGCAAAATATATGCAAATAGAATCACAATGGATGGTAAAactttttctcaattttttaacATTGTTGTATTCTCATAACTAAATTCAAATCTAAGGCCACTGGTTAAACTGAAAGAGACTTATCATTTCATTGAAGACATCTGATACGTATATTATATACTAtaccatatattttaaaagaagttGAGTAATTTctatagttatatttttatttctgattTGTGTAGAATTTGGTTCACTCAATAGTATGAAACTCAAACTCATAAGGTAGTGAAGACTCttgaatcaaattaaataaggaaaCAAAAAAGGAAAGATTGTGAATCATCTTTTTATCAAGTGCTCTATTGGTTTCCATGTTCATATAATTGATCTATTTATGTTTACAGAGAATAAGTTCACAAAAAAAGAGTTTGTAGCTCCAAGTCCCATTTAACAATGACAAGCTTATGTTAGATTTGATGAAAGAAATAGAGTAAGTTTGAGCACTCCCCTTAACTTATGGTTAGATTTTGGATAAAAACTCTCTGTTAGAGCTTTTTATGTGTCACTTTTTTCAGACCGAGTAAAATGCACAATAGAGTATGAAATCATTTTCTAACGAAATTTGgcttttcatttttctttctttcttttaaaaaaataaaaaatactttaaaaactTGCATCCATCTATGATCATTATTGTATAAGAATTCTAACATAGTTCTAGAgtaattttatatgaataaacaaaatttaattcaaGTCACACAGTTAaggtaattaaattaaatgtgtcGCAAACAAATGTAGCTCAGATGATAAAAACCTCCAAAAGATATATTTTGAGGTGCAGATTCAAACCCATCATAGCTCTCTTCTCTGCACTTAGTGGGTATGAATTGTGACATTAAactttttagaataaaaaaatataattagacaAAATACTCAATCAGACAAACAGATGTGTAAGCGTTATCAATTAGCATTTAattatagtattaattaatcGGGCAAAAAGTTATTTGGACAAAAACGAATCAGAattcatcaatattttttatacatgaTGCCAAATTCATTTACTCCtcaagtaaataaaatataacttgtTGTACATAGTTGTAAAATCTTGAGTTCTATACTTCTATATGCttagaaatattatttattaagaaatcgattgatttattcctcaaatatttcaaaattttaaaattaacctacacaaattattattatttactgaAATACCTCAAGTTTCTAACGAAGAAATCAGTTTTAATTTCTCTATTGCACTCAATTTACCTATAAGCAAAGAACATAGtaagtaaaaattgaaaaatgaattcCATGATCATGTTTACACTCAACCAGTCCTCCTATTTTCGCATCATATCGATCACCTTATAGAGGCTTAAGAAGTTCTAATGCTTGATTGACTGTGTAAAGTACACTAGTATCAATTTCTCAAAACTTTTATGCTTTGTGGACAAGCAAATGTATATTGTGTTTCTAAGATACTACaattaatacattaaatatCAATCTCTGCCACTCAATTCAAAAATGGTATCATCAACTGCTATTAGCTAGGAGATAATCTTATGGAAATTTTTGACATGAACCAACAACGCGTGCACGTGACAGCATTAATCTTCCATCATACCATCATCACTACCTTCAATGTCACTCAGATTATCAACTGCTTCATCTGATTGTTCTCCATCTTTGCTATCTTTGTCAGTTTCCATGGCATCCTCAGATTCTTCTTCTTCACTATCATCCGTGTCCACATAGATAATTGGCACTGTTTCAACTTCATCTATGTCCTCACCAAGAACCTGTTCGAAATAAGTCATGCATAAACACAAGTTGGAGATAACTTCTAGTTAACTACTTGTAGACAGCAGAAAGAAGCTTACCGCTGAGTAAACGACGTCTAAGCAACTTGAGAGTTTGATGGCAGATTTAAAAGTGGAGACTCTAGAATCAATCAGctgcaaaaaaaaatttatagaataaGGAAGGAAATATAAGTTGGTTGGTGAAAACATGATTACAAGCATGTCATGTGTTCTCAAGGGATTTTGTAGCTCCAATTTGATGAACAATTGACTCCAGCtcaaatactattttaaaaaagaaattggggaaaggaaaattattattaattaaagtgacacTAATGGTCATTTAACAACTGTCCCCGGGGATATTTGAACTCCGTCCCTTGAATACTCGACCAACCTCTTATCACTATGTAGACACCTCATAGAAAAGCTAATGTACTATTAGAAaagcaaaaaataaagaaaaagagaagCGTATGGTTCAATGCAAACTTCCCAGCTAaagaattcaaataaaattttcactGATCACTTCAGGGATCAGCTGTTAGGACAACACTCGATCCTTATTCAACACCAATGTATAGGTAAAAACATGTATTTGTCAATATGAAAACTAATATCCAAGTTACAACTTCACACAACATTCATGTTTCTAGAAACAAGCTCAGTCATTATATTGTAAAAATGCAGTTTTGAATATAAAAGCTTCCAAGCTGCCAAACTGTTTCTTCAATACAACAAATATGCACAACAATAACTCGGAAATGCTTGGCTTACCTAATTCGTGCTACAgtcattttggtaaattttgAAGTCAGAAGTGAGAACAACTAAGTTTATATTTGTCATTCAATCTAATGGGTAGAATTTGAAAGATGGTTTTACATGAGAACTAACTTGAGAAGGAAAAATGAAATGCTCAAGTGATTAGCACTCAGCAGAACTAATATTTATATACACTTCagatttaattacattttatgaACGCAAAGAAAATTAATACTAGTGCAGCTCCCTAAGTAGTGAGAACAAGAATGAATTAAATCCCTATACATGAATCTGGAAATACATAAACCTAAACCTTTAAATGCTACTATTTTCAATAGTCACAATACTATTTCCAACAGTTTTAAACTTTTAgtacaaataaaaagaatataagtGATGCTTACAGCTCTATGAGTAAATCTGACATATTGTATTGTAGCAGAGTCGCATAAAAGCTCAATTTGTTTGCAGTAAAATACAAGTACAATATCTTTCATAAGCACAGCAATAAGATATGAAATGCATATATTTGGTAGTTTAAAAAACATATGTAGAGAAACTGACAAATTAAGTGCTAATTAATTAGAATCATAATGCAGAACAGAACTGACTTGATACAAAGAGTTCAAAACTTTTAATGAAGATTCCTAATAAGATATGAAATGCATATATTTGGTAGTTTAAAAAACATATGTAGAGAAACTGACAAATTAAGTGCTAATCAAGTAGAATTATAATGCAGAACTCACTTGATACAAAGAGTTCAAAACTTTTAATGAAGATTCCTGGGACATTATTTCACTTGCATGCTGTAAAAGTAAACACTTCAGCCAGGGAAGAGCACATGCCAAAATTGCACCCCTacaaagagaaagaaagaaaataacttCTATATATAATtcttcaaaagtcaaaattgcACAACTATAAAAAGAGTGAAAATAACTTGTATATATAATAGAGGCATTAATTACGATCATCTGTCCGGTTTGTGCTCAAGTTACTGCAGATggatattatttatattaatatggtaccatattttttctattattccCTCTGTAAGTCATTATGTGtcttatttgaaatatttttctctcaaattatGTCTTTTTATAATACACATACATCATTTATTACTTTTTCCAATGTTACCCTTATTTATTAAAGTAGTAAGTAGCAAGTGCATGGTagacaaataataaatgaagtACAAGAATATTTTAGTGTTAATGTATTATTTTGCATTGAAAATTGGGATAAATAATCATTTTCCTAAAAAGTGTGCACATTCAAAATGAGACACAACGTGAAAAAGAGggagtaataatacttaaacaCTAAATAAGAAATTGGAAATCCAGAAGTGGCCACTCATATGGATGACATCTACCAAATAAGTTAAATGCTCAATAGGAACACTGACAGGCATACCAAACATACATTCCGCAATTATTGTTAGAATGTTACCTAGATTCAATAATGGATACAAGAGAATTGAGAAGTTTAAGGACGTTGGATGGGTTCAACTGCGCGACTGACTTCTTAATAACCTGCAAAAGGAGTTACATCACATAAATGATTGAGAAAGTGGGCAATTTACCATTCAAACATAAACACCATTCAGTATACACATAGGAGAAAAAGATTACCTTCTCATCTTGCGTATACAAGCAATCCAGCAGAAGGGCACGGTCATCAGCATTTAATGCTTGCTTAAGCAAAACAATTACACTGTCTGCACTTGGGGGGTTCAATGAGACAGAAGATTCTTGCTCTTTGTTACTCGTGGATTTGTTTTCATCGAGCAAATTGAGACTAGCAAGTTTGTCTCCCATTGTTGGCTCACTCGGATCATCATCAAGAAGGTCTCCTTCTGCAGCCTCGCTTTGATCTACATTAAATACCGGGACAAAAAAATACCCCATCAATACTTCAGCAATAATTATTGTGAGTTCAGATGTTTGTCGTGCAAAGCATGCATACACCAATAGTATATGCAAAAAAATTCAGGTTAACAAACAGCTGTGAATAAAACGGTAATCTCAATTTCAATGGGAGCAAAAAACCAAGAAAATGGGATCCAAAACACAAAGCTAACCTAACCAATGAAGAAGGATAAAGTTTACTTATGCTAActaagaatttaaaatattctaattCTTACCGAAATCCACCTTGTCAGTTGTGGTTGGAAGATCAGAATCAGGATcagaagttgcttgtcttttcTTAGTCTTTTTGCTTTCCTTTGCTACTGCTGCACCCCGTTCCAAGCCAGACAGGCAAAAATAGGAGTTCAAACGTTTAGAGAACTTGTACAAGACAACCAAGCTTATAATAGAACAAGAGAACCCCAACTAAAAAATGTGACATTTTATTCCAAATGGAATTTCATGTGTTACCCAAAGAAAAGGAATGAAAATGGATTAAAGTTAAAACCTATGAAAAGAAATGGACAATTTTATTGAATGATTGAGAATGGGTGGAGATGGATCTCTCCTCTAAAGGCTTCCAATTCACAAAGAAATTCTACTTTCACATGAACTTCCTATATTGTCAGAACACCTTTTCCCATCCTCATTTCTCCTATTTATACATGATATCCCGTCGTGCTGACTAATGGTTTTTCTAACTGTCCCTCTCCCTGTATCTTAATAACAAGCTTATCAGGAATTTACAGAAAAACAACTCTAACTAGAGCataaaaagtattttcttaaaacaataaaaatcaagATCATGATCACTATTTACTAATGTTAATCTAAAAGGAACCAAAAATGAGGATATAAGAAGAACTAAACACACATATTGAGTATATCCAACCTTTCTTGGAAGGACTGGCCTGCTTCTGAACGGAATCAGACTCAACTCCCACATGTAATACCACATTCTCCCCTAATTCGCTAATATTTAAGACAGTAAATTGTGGATGATCTACAGAGCCATAAGACACCAAGGCTTTCATCTGTTTGTCCTCCACTGTGGACTGAAATCTGGATGCAATTATTGAAGTACATCTTTTCTTTGAACTTTCACTGTTTTCCTTATCACTTTCAAGTTTTTCTGTTTTTAAGGTAATTTTGGTTCGGCGTATCTGATCTTCAGAAGAGACATTCAAATTCTGCCATATGTAAGTTGCCCCTGAACCCGTAACGGCCAAGACAGCtaaatcatcttcttcattgcaaCCGAGGTGGCAATCAAGAACCAATGGAGCATGCCTCAAGGGAAGTGTTGGACCACTACTCACAGTTCCTGAATTTAAGTCACACCTCCAAACTTGAACATGTTTATCGTTAGAGTCTGatgtaattaaatattttgcatTGTCAGATATAGAAACCCGCTGTACATTTCCCTGTTACGAAATAAAAGTAAAACCTGATGATGTTTTCAACTtataaagacaaatatttatattgagAATTGGTAATGAAATTTACCAAATCATTAGGGAACTTCAGAACCTCTTTCCCAGTTTCCCAGCTAATAACCTGTAGTTTAGAGCTGAAAATAGCTAAATATTTTTCATCTggacaaaaattaaaatgaagagTGTCAACTATCATGTAAGAAGATCAATTTTTTATGATAGACCAAGACACAAAGGGATTTAGTACAACACCATGTGAGAAAGCCAGTGAAGAGATAGATTTTTTTGAGATTCTAAACTCCTTTAAACGCTCTCCGGTTTCAGTACTAAGTTCATATGCCATCCCATCATGTCCAACAATGCAAAGAAGCTTCCCTTTATTTGCAAATGAAAGTCCACAGATCCCACTGTATGACGATGGATGAGCAAGAACAGAACAATAGTGGTGTTAAGTATCATTTTAATCCCataataaagtataaaaatCAACATATGGATGTTCATGTGTGATACTTACAATATCAAGGAATTTGATACATTGAAGTTCAATGTCAGTGTTTACTATGTCTATATGTTCGTCCATAAAAACCAAATTACTataaaccaaaatgaactatataaaaatttattttaatactaaGCCAATGTACAATCTTTCTAATATATTACACTGACCGACACCCTCGTTCACAGTTACATACATAGAATATCCAATAAAGCCAATGTGTTAAATTGAAGAAAGGGTTGGCAAAAAAGGCATAAATATGTTTAATCAGAACGGAGTAATGAACATGAAAAACATCAAGTGCAGTTGTTTAAACATTGCTTCGTTGGGTATGGAAAATGCTTAGGTAATGGATAGACATGACTGCATGAGTACCCAGATATTTGAACCTGGAACCAATAAAAAGTGAAATTGATTTACGTTTTTATATTTGGTCCCACCCAAAAGATTTTTCCAGACCCACTATAAATCTTTATGGGTCCAGTGACAAATTGAATATACACTTGATATACCAAAGAAGTTTTCAAAGCTAGTGGCGCCAGTTTGTCCAAGATAACCAAGGTCAAGCAGCAGCAgcacttttaaatattaaaacaatatttgcttttaaaaaatatatcatgcATGGATATTACAGGGAACCAAAAAGCACTATTTTGTATGAGTAGATTTACTTTGCTCTATCATACAATAATGTTTTGACACTTCATAAGATAAATACATAGACAATtttcattataaataaataaattcaaatgacaaaaataccTGGGAATGGGATGAATAGTGGGCCACTTCCTCTCACCAGTGGAAACATCAACAGCAAGAACGGATCCATCATCGGTGCCGAGAGCTAATAAGAAAGTTCCTTGTTCTTTTCTACGCTAATTACAATATCATGCAGTCCACAACACAATAGAGAAAGTAAGATCCCGGCATTTCAAAGCATTAGTGAGTAAAATATAATCCTAAGAGTCCATGCTACCTTTTTCCCAGTGAAACTGCATGCAATACAAGAGTAATGAGTATCATGATCACCATCTGATGGCTTCCACTCAGCTAACAAATCTCCACTGTTTGTATTCCAAATCTGAAAAATATAAGGTGACTTTTTTTCATCAACATTACAAGTATTATAGGAAGTACAATTGAAAGAATTTAAATATCCAACAATATCTTATTTGCAACGGCAATGCATTTTGATTGTCAGATAAGAATTTCACAGCTAGACATTATGTCATCTACAAATTTCATTTGGTACCATTTTAGTTGAATTGGTCATCAGCATATATGCATAAGATTTGTAGAGTAAGTGCCAGAGtacaaatttgttatttaaGAGCCATAAATTCAAACAGTTAGGGTAAAGTATAAACTTCTCAATAAAACacgttaaaaaaatatattaaagaaccttgcaatattttttccaaaaaacaAATTTCCGTATAAATTGAAATTTGCTATTCGTCTCAACTTTTTCAGAAGCTTTCTCATTTATCTTCTTCATAAACACAATTAAGCTTATCTTGACTTTATTGTAAGCAAAGAACcataaacataatttaattgagaAGCTCCTATGAGCTAGAAGCTAACCGAAATCATGCCAAAGTAAGAGTAAACAATTATGAAGACAAATGTTGTACCAAAACTGCCCTCAATTGAACCATTAAGGGGAACTTTCAATTCCTCTATTCTCAAGGACCAtttgttaactttttttaagaaaaaaataactttttaaaaaatatgatcaaTTTCACCAGTTTTTACCTGTTTGCtcagcttttaaaaaaaaatactaaacatTTGCTTATATCATGAAGTTGTTCTGAGTTGCTTGTcttgaaaatcattttcaataaccgatttcttaaaagaaaagttattttattatggCAAACAAACACACAATAACTTCTGTCTTTcttaaaaatctctaaattattaaatgtcaaattaacttttttataatcCATAACAGGTCatcaataaaacaaaaagaaactcGTGTGCAAAGCACTTAAACACAGCCATTTCGCTAATTCATGCCGcaatcaataaattatttttccatCTTAAACATGAGAAGAAAAAACCACTTATATTATTTAGCATAAACAAACGAGTTCCATTAGACAGACACTACCTCAGGAAAACATCTACCAAACATCAATCAAATGCAGAAAGGGGGAGAAGAAGGTAATGCTTACTTTGGCGGTCCCATTTGCCGACAGAATGGCCACAGAGTCACCATTAGATGTAAAAGCAGTAAGAACAGGTTCCTTTAACTTGTCCTTCACCATCTCAATTAACCTTCAAAGTTCAAACAATGAACAAGTTACCAACAGACCTAAATCAGACATTAGACTTTGTCAGCACTATATAAAGAGTATAACATTGAAAtcatccaaacaaaccaagagCACAATTAGGTTACTAaatcataaaatcaaaatcaaaaaacACTTAAAAGTTCAACTACTAAAACAAAACACCATTAGTAACTTTGTATACACATAGATGATTTAAGATTGAGTTCATTACTTGGATTAACTCTACAAATTAAGTCATTTATATACGTATTAATAAGTAATAACAAAAAAGGGGTAAGATTAACAAAAGATAGGTTAAAGAGATTGAAAAACTGTTGAGCATTCAAAAAGTGAAATCACACAAATACAAATATCGCGGCGCGGAAAATCCGGAAAAATGGATAAGCTTATGAATGGAGTTTCTCACTGTTAGTGGCGGCCGGCGAGGAAGTTCGGGTGAGGTTTCCGGCCAATGAATCGAAGTTGTGTTGTGAAGCTTTGATTGGATTTTTGATGTAGCTGCTCGGTATTGTTTTTTAGGGTTTTAATGGTTTATTTCAAGGGAATCagggttttaattttttagactGAATTAggatttctctttttctttttttaaatgaattagggttttaattgTGAACAACCAAATATACTGTATACATATTCTTTTTGTCAATCCCTTTCATCcgttagttttaaatatataaaagtatttattgtaccaaaaaataaaaaatatataaaatttgtatgtcaaatatttaagtaatattctaaattgtttcattaaaaaatagGAATTTTAAGGGTTATTCAAACCGAATcgaattgtaaatattttaatttttgaactaAACAAGTTTTTATTCGTAACCTATCTAAGTTAGAGATgataattatattcaaattcAGTAAATTTCTgcaaaaaaattcacaatatgTAGAAGTAAAAATCCGCATAATGGGTATAGACATGGAGACAGATAATTACTTGCAAAATTGAACAAGTATGGGTGTTGGCACTATATAAATCACCCCGTAAAACACTCGCACttacataaatatattatgtttgtGTTtactttaactatttattttcttttatgttttagcaTCTATTAGAATCTTtggaccactacaatatttagaatcgaaaaataaatgtttacaAATTTTCAAGAATCTATTCTTAAtgaataggtaaataattgtaaCTTTATAACTAAGAGTTTTGTGTCATTAATCacgactttataattatatttgactactatatatatatatatatNNNNNNNNNNNNNNNNNNNNNNNNNNNNNNNNNNNNNNNNNNNNNNNNNNNNNNNNNNNNNNNNNNNNNNNNNNNNNNNNNNNNNNNNNNNNNNNNNNNNNNNNNNNNNNNNNNNNNNNNNNNNNNNNNNNNNNNNNNNNNNNNNNNNNNNNNNNNNNNNNNNNNNNNNNNNNNNNNNNNNNNNNNNNNNNNNNNNNNNNNNNNNNNNNNNNNNNNNNNN
It includes:
- the LOC101502685 gene encoding uncharacterized protein isoform X1 produces the protein MVKDKLKEPVLTAFTSNGDSVAILSANGTAKIWNTNSGDLLAEWKPSDGDHDTHYSCIACSFTGKKRRKEQGTFLLALGTDDGSVLAVDVSTGERKWPTIHPIPSGICGLSFANKGKLLCIVGHDGMAYELSTETGERLKEFRISKKSISSLAFSHDEKYLAIFSSKLQVISWETGKEVLKFPNDLGNVQRVSISDNAKYLITSDSNDKHVQVWRCDLNSGTVSSGPTLPLRHAPLVLDCHLGCNEEDDLAVLAVTGSGATYIWQNLNVSSEDQIRRTKITLKTEKLESDKENSESSKKRCTSIIASRFQSTVEDKQMKALVSYGSVDHPQFTVLNISELGENVVLHVGVESDSVQKQASPSKKAVAKESKKTKKRQATSDPDSDLPTTTDKVDFDQSEAAEGDLLDDDPSEPTMGDKLASLNLLDENKSTSNKEQESSVSLNPPSADSVIVLLKQALNADDRALLLDCLYTQDEKVIKKSVAQLNPSNVLKLLNSLVSIIESRGAILACALPWLKCLLLQHASEIMSQESSLKVLNSLYQLIDSRVSTFKSAIKLSSCLDVVYSAVLGEDIDEVETVPIIYVDTDDSEEEESEDAMETDKDSKDGEQSDEAVDNLSDIEGSDDGMMED
- the LOC101502685 gene encoding uncharacterized protein isoform X2, translating into MVKDKLKEPVLTAFTSNGDSVAILSANGTAKIWNTNSGDLLAEWKPSDGDHDTHYSCIACSFTGKKRRKEQGTFLLALGTDDGSVLAVDVSTGERKWPTIHPIPSGICGLSFANKGKLLCIVGHDGMAYELSTETGERLKEFRISKKSISSLAFSHDEKYLAIFSSKLQVISWETGKEVLKFPNDLGNVQRVSISDNAKYLITSDSNDKHVQVWRCDLNSGTVSSGPTLPLRHAPLVLDCHLGCNEEDDLAVLAVTGSGATYIWQNLNVSSEDQIRRTKITLKTEKLESDKENSESSKKRCTSIIASRFQSTVEDKQMKALVSYGSVDHPQFTVLNISELGENVVLHVGVESDSVQKQASPSKKVAKESKKTKKRQATSDPDSDLPTTTDKVDFDQSEAAEGDLLDDDPSEPTMGDKLASLNLLDENKSTSNKEQESSVSLNPPSADSVIVLLKQALNADDRALLLDCLYTQDEKVIKKSVAQLNPSNVLKLLNSLVSIIESRGAILACALPWLKCLLLQHASEIMSQESSLKVLNSLYQLIDSRVSTFKSAIKLSSCLDVVYSAVLGEDIDEVETVPIIYVDTDDSEEEESEDAMETDKDSKDGEQSDEAVDNLSDIEGSDDGMMED
- the LOC101502685 gene encoding uncharacterized protein isoform X3, with the protein product MVIMILITLVLHAVSLGKRKEQGTFLLALGTDDGSVLAVDVSTGERKWPTIHPIPSGICGLSFANKGKLLCIVGHDGMAYELSTETGERLKEFRISKKSISSLAFSHDEKYLAIFSSKLQVISWETGKEVLKFPNDLGNVQRVSISDNAKYLITSDSNDKHVQVWRCDLNSGTVSSGPTLPLRHAPLVLDCHLGCNEEDDLAVLAVTGSGATYIWQNLNVSSEDQIRRTKITLKTEKLESDKENSESSKKRCTSIIASRFQSTVEDKQMKALVSYGSVDHPQFTVLNISELGENVVLHVGVESDSVQKQASPSKKAVAKESKKTKKRQATSDPDSDLPTTTDKVDFDQSEAAEGDLLDDDPSEPTMGDKLASLNLLDENKSTSNKEQESSVSLNPPSADSVIVLLKQALNADDRALLLDCLYTQDEKVIKKSVAQLNPSNVLKLLNSLVSIIESRGAILACALPWLKCLLLQHASEIMSQESSLKVLNSLYQLIDSRVSTFKSAIKLSSCLDVVYSAVLGEDIDEVETVPIIYVDTDDSEEEESEDAMETDKDSKDGEQSDEAVDNLSDIEGSDDGMMED